The following coding sequences lie in one Musa acuminata AAA Group cultivar baxijiao chromosome BXJ3-1, Cavendish_Baxijiao_AAA, whole genome shotgun sequence genomic window:
- the LOC103992035 gene encoding calmodulin-binding receptor-like cytoplasmic kinase 3 isoform X1, with product MASLALHLLIVAQLPWGLVSASVPTLSKACGYDQVDYLRSRGEYYLSINGIRMDDAFLICKALESYFKNGCFTCDANVESWTTIGENYCDQDFTAFVHVKCSTISVDSLKQEGRKLLLQSSENVTILSQGIKLDLSDEEKKEYTSSEPQNIPLAIPGMLLLCCGVLCPCFHAKRKEKSEHSVLDRELKSMDLNSSLELSSVSEKIPVTPRVPPSPSRFSSSPQLSRIGSVHLSINQIIRATHNFSNSVKLGEGGFGTVYKAVLPDGQVVAIKRAKKEQISSLRDEFSNEVELLAKIEHNNLVRLLGYTDKGNERIIITEYVPNGTLREHLDGLCGKILDFSQRVEIAIDVAHALTYLHLYAEKTIIHRDVKSSNILLTESYRAKVSDFGFARSGLSDTDQTHISTKVKGTAGYLDPEYLRTYQLTPKSDVFSFGILLIEIISGRRPVDLKRNADERITVRWAFKKHSEGNVQDILDPLLEENVDDEIIGMMLDLAFDCAAPTRSSRPAMKEVGEQLWEIRKRYGKTLRGMSGSLHQ from the exons ATGGCTTCTTTGGCTCTGCATCTGTTGATTGTAGCACAattgccatggggcttggtgtctGCTTCAGTTCCGACACTTTCTAAGGCATGCGGATACGATCAGGTTGACTACTTGAGATCGCGGGGTGAGTATTACCTCTCGATTAATGGGATAAGGATGGATGATGCCTTTTTGATCTGCAAGGCACTCGAATCCTACTTCAAGAATGGTTGCTTCACCTGTGACGCCAATGTGGAATCGTGGACAACAATCGGAGAGAACTACTGCGATCAGGACTTCACCGCATTCGTTCATGTCAAGTGCAGTACCATCTCTG TGGACTCACTCAAACAAGAGGGGAGGAAACTCTTATTACAGTCATCAGAAAATGTCACAATTCTTAGTCAGGGGATCAAACTGGATCTGTCagatgaagaaaagaaagaatataCGTCTTCAGAaccacagaatatccctctcgctATTCCAGGAATGCTCCTCCTATGTTGTGGTGTCCTCTGTCCTTGCTTTCATGCTAAACGAAAGGAAAAAAGTGAGCATAGTGTTCTAGACAGAGAATTGAAATCGA TGGATTTAAATTCATCTTTAGAGTTAAGCTCGGTCTCTGAAAAGATCCCAGTGACCCCAAGAGTACCTCCTAGTCCATCTCGGTTTTCATCATCTCCTCAACTGAGCAGAATTGGATCAGTACATCTCAGTATCAATCAGATAATAAGGGCAACTCATAATTTTTCAAATTCAGTGAAATTAGGTGAAGGAGGCTTTGGAACTGTATACAAGGCTGTTTTACCAGATGGTCAAGTCGTCGCAATTAAGCGAGCAAAGAAG GAGCAAATTTCATCTTTGAGAGATGAATTCAGCAATGAAGTTGAGCTGCTTGCAAAGATTGAACATAATAATTTGGTGAGGTTGCTTGGTTACACTGACAAAGGAAATGAACGCATTATAATTACCGAGTATGTCCCAAATGGTACTCTGAGGGAGCATCTAGATG GTCTCTGTGGAAAAATTTTAGACTTCAGTCAACGTGTAGAAATCGCCATTGATGTTGCCCACGCATTGACTTATCTCCATCTATATGCAG AAAAAACAATAATTCACCGAGATGTGAAGTCATCAAATATTCTGCTGACAGAAAGCTATAGAGCAAAGGTGTCTGATTTTGGGTTTGCAAGGAGTGGTTTATCAGACACAGATCAAACTCACATATCAACCAAAGTGAAAGGAACTGCTGGGTACCTTGATCCAGAATACCTAAGGACATATCAACTCACTCCAAAGAGCGACGTATTTTCCTTTGGAATTTTGCTCATTGAAATTATTTCCGGGCGGCGACCAGTAGATCTCAAAAGAAATGCTGACGAAAGGATCACTGTAAGATGG GCTTTCAAGAAGCATAGCGAAGGAAATGTTCAGGACATATTGGACCCATTACTGGAGGAGAACGTTGATGATGAGATAATTGGGATGATGCTCGACCTTGCATTTGATTGTGCTGCCCCTACACGTTCCAGTCGTCCTGCTATGAAAGAAGTAGGAGAACAACTATGGGAAATAAGAAAACGTTATGGAAAGACCCTAAGGGGAATGTCGGGATCCTTGCACCAGTGA
- the LOC103992035 gene encoding calmodulin-binding receptor-like cytoplasmic kinase 3 isoform X2, which translates to MASLALHLLIVAQLPWGLVSASVPTLSKACGYDQVDYLRSRGEYYLSINGIRMDDAFLICKALESYFKNGCFTCDANVESWTTIGENYCDQDFTAFVHVKCSTISVDLNSSLELSSVSEKIPVTPRVPPSPSRFSSSPQLSRIGSVHLSINQIIRATHNFSNSVKLGEGGFGTVYKAVLPDGQVVAIKRAKKEQISSLRDEFSNEVELLAKIEHNNLVRLLGYTDKGNERIIITEYVPNGTLREHLDGLCGKILDFSQRVEIAIDVAHALTYLHLYAEKTIIHRDVKSSNILLTESYRAKVSDFGFARSGLSDTDQTHISTKVKGTAGYLDPEYLRTYQLTPKSDVFSFGILLIEIISGRRPVDLKRNADERITVRWAFKKHSEGNVQDILDPLLEENVDDEIIGMMLDLAFDCAAPTRSSRPAMKEVGEQLWEIRKRYGKTLRGMSGSLHQ; encoded by the exons ATGGCTTCTTTGGCTCTGCATCTGTTGATTGTAGCACAattgccatggggcttggtgtctGCTTCAGTTCCGACACTTTCTAAGGCATGCGGATACGATCAGGTTGACTACTTGAGATCGCGGGGTGAGTATTACCTCTCGATTAATGGGATAAGGATGGATGATGCCTTTTTGATCTGCAAGGCACTCGAATCCTACTTCAAGAATGGTTGCTTCACCTGTGACGCCAATGTGGAATCGTGGACAACAATCGGAGAGAACTACTGCGATCAGGACTTCACCGCATTCGTTCATGTCAAGTGCAGTACCATCTCTG TGGATTTAAATTCATCTTTAGAGTTAAGCTCGGTCTCTGAAAAGATCCCAGTGACCCCAAGAGTACCTCCTAGTCCATCTCGGTTTTCATCATCTCCTCAACTGAGCAGAATTGGATCAGTACATCTCAGTATCAATCAGATAATAAGGGCAACTCATAATTTTTCAAATTCAGTGAAATTAGGTGAAGGAGGCTTTGGAACTGTATACAAGGCTGTTTTACCAGATGGTCAAGTCGTCGCAATTAAGCGAGCAAAGAAG GAGCAAATTTCATCTTTGAGAGATGAATTCAGCAATGAAGTTGAGCTGCTTGCAAAGATTGAACATAATAATTTGGTGAGGTTGCTTGGTTACACTGACAAAGGAAATGAACGCATTATAATTACCGAGTATGTCCCAAATGGTACTCTGAGGGAGCATCTAGATG GTCTCTGTGGAAAAATTTTAGACTTCAGTCAACGTGTAGAAATCGCCATTGATGTTGCCCACGCATTGACTTATCTCCATCTATATGCAG AAAAAACAATAATTCACCGAGATGTGAAGTCATCAAATATTCTGCTGACAGAAAGCTATAGAGCAAAGGTGTCTGATTTTGGGTTTGCAAGGAGTGGTTTATCAGACACAGATCAAACTCACATATCAACCAAAGTGAAAGGAACTGCTGGGTACCTTGATCCAGAATACCTAAGGACATATCAACTCACTCCAAAGAGCGACGTATTTTCCTTTGGAATTTTGCTCATTGAAATTATTTCCGGGCGGCGACCAGTAGATCTCAAAAGAAATGCTGACGAAAGGATCACTGTAAGATGG GCTTTCAAGAAGCATAGCGAAGGAAATGTTCAGGACATATTGGACCCATTACTGGAGGAGAACGTTGATGATGAGATAATTGGGATGATGCTCGACCTTGCATTTGATTGTGCTGCCCCTACACGTTCCAGTCGTCCTGCTATGAAAGAAGTAGGAGAACAACTATGGGAAATAAGAAAACGTTATGGAAAGACCCTAAGGGGAATGTCGGGATCCTTGCACCAGTGA